TTTGCCATGAGTGTTCTGATGGTAGCCGATTATCTCCTACGGAAGAATCGACGTGTAAGCGTCTGATTACCTAAACGATTCAGATACGTACACATCGGCTCTTTATGCAACCGCTCATTTTTCGTAGCCCGGCCCCATTAGTAATTGGCCTGGTCGCTGGCCGTTGTGTTTTCCATTGTCAACCACCGGCGATCCATTGACCAACACATAGGCAATTCCAGTCGTGTAAGCATGAGGTTTGTCGTAGGTTGCCTGATCGGACACGGTTTTCTCATCGAAGACCACAATATCAGCGGCATAGCCGGGCCGCAATAATCCACGATCGGCCAGATGAAAACGCTGGGCAGGGAGTGAGGTCATCCGGCGAATCGCTTCTTCCAACGGAATAATGTGTCGCTCACGCACGTAACGGCCCAACACGCGGGCGTTGGTTCCATAGGCACGCGGGTGCGGCATGCCCGATCCAAATTTGGCGACCCCGGCATCTGATGCGATCATGGTATTTGGATAGCGCAGGATATTTTCCACATCCGTTTCCGACATGGTATGATAGATCATTTGGATACGCTTCAGCTCAGCTTTCTCCATTAGCTCCAGTACCAGATCGGCTTCCGTTTCAGGGTTATTTTTCCGGCCCATCTTCTGGTTGATGGCACTAATGCTCATGCCATTGAAGGTAGTGTCGGGTTTATAGCTGGCCACAACGGCGTATTCGTAATTTTTACGCAGGTTCTTCGATAGCGTTTCCAGCATTTCGGCCCGGATTCTCGACCGGGTAGCCGGGTCATGAAATCGAACCAATACCGCCGAATCACCATCGGCCAACGCCCAGGTTGGCAAAATACTCTCCAGCGATGTACTTGAAGCCGTATAGGGATACTGATCAACGGTTACATCGAGTCCTTCACGACGGGCAGCGGCTACCAGTTCGACGGTTTCGGTACTTTTTCCCCATAGGGGTTTACTGGCTACTTTGAAGTGCGAAATTTCGACCGGGATACGCGCTTCCCGGCTAATCTGAATGGCTTCTTCAACGGCCTGTTTTACGTTCTGCCCTTCGTTACGAATGTGCGAAGCATATACACCGCCATACTTGGAAGCAACTTTGGCCAGGTTAACCACTTCGGGCGTACGAGCATAGGTGCCGGGCGTATAAATCAATCCGGTCGAAATGCCTACGGCCCCGTCTTTCATGGCCTGCTCAACCAGGGCCTCCATAGCAGCCTGTTCCTTGGAGGTGGGTTCACGGAATGCCATTTTCATGACTTTCATCCGTACCGAATTATGACCGAT
This window of the Spirosoma aerolatum genome carries:
- a CDS encoding N-acyl-D-amino-acid deacylase family protein gives rise to the protein MKHRYLSLILFLFSACLVNAQPYDLVIKNGRVVDGTGNPWVYADVAVQNGRVVRIGSVASSDAKRTIDATGLIVSPGFIDVHAHVEGSLEAQPGAPNFIHDGVTTVITGNCGGSSANLRTYFDTLRMQGMSINVGSLIGHNSVRMKVMKMAFREPTSKEQAAMEALVEQAMKDGAVGISTGLIYTPGTYARTPEVVNLAKVASKYGGVYASHIRNEGQNVKQAVEEAIQISREARIPVEISHFKVASKPLWGKSTETVELVAAARREGLDVTVDQYPYTASSTSLESILPTWALADGDSAVLVRFHDPATRSRIRAEMLETLSKNLRKNYEYAVVASYKPDTTFNGMSISAINQKMGRKNNPETEADLVLELMEKAELKRIQMIYHTMSETDVENILRYPNTMIASDAGVAKFGSGMPHPRAYGTNARVLGRYVRERHIIPLEEAIRRMTSLPAQRFHLADRGLLRPGYAADIVVFDEKTVSDQATYDKPHAYTTGIAYVLVNGSPVVDNGKHNGQRPGQLLMGPGYEK